One stretch of Xanthomonas sp. DAR 35659 DNA includes these proteins:
- the rpsO gene encoding 30S ribosomal protein S15: MSIDTQKVIEENKRGAADTGSPEVQVALLTARIEQLTGHFKTHKKDHHSRRGLLQMVNRRRSLLDYLKKKDGERYKALIEKLGLRR; this comes from the coding sequence ATGTCCATCGACACCCAGAAAGTCATCGAAGAAAACAAGCGCGGCGCCGCCGACACCGGTTCGCCGGAAGTGCAGGTCGCGCTGCTGACCGCCCGCATCGAACAGCTGACCGGCCACTTCAAGACCCACAAGAAGGACCACCACAGCCGCCGCGGCCTGCTGCAGATGGTCAACCGCCGCCGCAGCCTGCTCGACTATCTGAAGAAGAAGGATGGCGAGCGCTACAAGGCGCTGATCGAGAAGCTCGGCCTGCGTCGCTGA
- the nusA gene encoding transcription termination factor NusA, whose amino-acid sequence MSKELLLVVDAVANEKGVPREVIFDAIEAALASAAKKRYPDQDVLTRVTIDHKDGNYETFRRWEVVADDVVMESPDRQIRLMDAVDEADGVDVGDYIEEQIENPDFGRIAAQAAKQVIVQRVREAERQQVVDAWKDRVGELVTGVVKRAERGNIYVDLGGNAEAFIPKDKGIPRDVLRAGDRVRGYLAEVRSEPRGPQLFISRAAPEFMIELFKLEVPEVGQGLVEIKACARDPGDRAKIAVLAHDTRTDPIGACIGMRGSRVQAVSNELNGERVDIVLWNDNPANFVINAMAPAEVQSIIVDEEKHSMDLAVAEDRLAQAIGKGGQNVRLASRLTGWQLNVMTAEQVAAKSEAEQAVARQLFMDKLEVDEEIAAILVAEGFNSVEEIAYVPVGELLAVEGFDEDIVEELRARARDALLNEALAAEESDGDGVPAADLLALDGMDEATAYALAAHGVRTSEDLSDLAADEILEFGIEDLDQERAAALILAARAEEIARLERGE is encoded by the coding sequence ATGAGCAAGGAACTGTTGCTGGTAGTCGACGCGGTAGCCAACGAGAAAGGCGTGCCGCGCGAAGTGATCTTCGACGCGATCGAGGCCGCGCTGGCCTCGGCGGCGAAGAAGCGCTATCCCGACCAGGACGTGCTGACGCGCGTCACCATCGACCATAAGGACGGCAACTACGAGACCTTCCGCCGTTGGGAAGTGGTGGCCGACGACGTGGTGATGGAATCGCCGGACCGGCAGATCCGCCTGATGGACGCGGTCGACGAGGCCGACGGCGTGGATGTCGGCGACTACATCGAAGAACAGATCGAGAACCCGGATTTCGGCCGCATCGCCGCGCAGGCCGCCAAGCAGGTGATCGTGCAGCGCGTGCGCGAGGCCGAGCGCCAGCAGGTCGTCGATGCGTGGAAGGATCGCGTCGGCGAACTGGTTACCGGCGTGGTCAAGCGTGCCGAGCGCGGCAACATCTACGTGGACCTGGGCGGCAACGCCGAGGCCTTCATTCCGAAGGACAAGGGCATTCCGCGCGACGTGCTGCGCGCCGGCGACCGCGTGCGCGGCTACCTGGCCGAAGTGCGTTCGGAGCCGCGCGGCCCGCAGCTGTTCATCAGCCGCGCCGCGCCGGAATTCATGATCGAGCTGTTCAAGCTGGAAGTGCCGGAAGTGGGCCAGGGCCTGGTCGAGATCAAGGCCTGCGCGCGCGATCCGGGCGACCGCGCCAAGATCGCGGTGCTGGCGCACGACACCCGCACCGATCCGATCGGCGCCTGCATCGGCATGCGCGGTTCGCGCGTGCAGGCGGTGTCCAACGAGCTCAACGGCGAGCGCGTGGACATCGTGCTGTGGAACGACAACCCGGCCAACTTCGTCATCAACGCGATGGCGCCGGCCGAGGTGCAGTCGATCATCGTCGATGAAGAGAAGCACTCGATGGACCTGGCGGTGGCCGAAGACCGCCTGGCCCAGGCGATCGGCAAGGGCGGCCAGAACGTGCGCCTGGCCAGCCGCCTGACCGGCTGGCAGCTCAACGTGATGACCGCCGAGCAGGTCGCGGCCAAGTCCGAGGCCGAGCAGGCCGTCGCCCGCCAGCTGTTCATGGACAAGCTGGAAGTGGACGAGGAAATCGCCGCGATCCTGGTCGCCGAGGGCTTCAACTCGGTCGAGGAAATCGCCTACGTGCCGGTCGGCGAGTTGCTGGCGGTGGAGGGCTTCGACGAGGACATCGTCGAGGAACTGCGCGCCCGCGCCCGCGACGCGCTGCTCAACGAGGCGCTGGCCGCCGAGGAGAGCGACGGCGACGGCGTGCCGGCGGCGGACCTGCTGGCCCTGGACGGCATGGACGAAGCCACCGCCTATGCGCTGGCCGCCCATGGCGTGCGCACCAGCGAGGACTTGTCGGACCTGGCCGCCGACGAAATCCTCGAATTCGGCATCGAGGACCTGGACCAGGAACGCGCCGCGGCGCTCATCCTGGCCGCCCGTGCCGAGGAGATCGCCCGATTGGAACGCGGCGAATGA
- a CDS encoding NADH-quinone oxidoreductase subunit M, with translation MSNWPLLSILIWLPIVGGALILALRDATTARWASLLVALLTFALSIPLLTGFDYASDALQFVETHAWIPAYDIGYNLGADGIAVALIVLTTLVTVLALIGAWASIDKRVNQYVAAFLILEGVTVGIFAATDAMLFYVFFEAMLIPMFLIIGIWGGPRRIYAAVKFFLYTFLGSVLMLVGLIYLYLKGGSFQLADLYQLSLTSKEQTWLFFAFLIAFAVKVPMFPVHTWLPDAHVEAPTAGSVILAAIALKIGGYGFLRFNLPMLPDASNHWAWLVIALSLIAVIYVGLVALVQEDMKKLIAYSSIAHMGFVTLGAFVAFALVASGSGDAAQLALQGAMVQMISHGFVSGAMFSCVGVLYDRMHTRRIADYGGVANVMPWFAAFAMLFFMANAGLPGTSGFVGEFMVILSSFQSHPLQAFAAATTLVIGAAYTLWLYKRVFFGEVANAHVAELKDINGREALVLGVFALGVLALGLYPKPLTDLMEPSIAKLAAQIATSKL, from the coding sequence GTGTCGAACTGGCCTCTACTCTCCATCCTGATCTGGCTGCCGATCGTCGGCGGCGCGCTGATCCTCGCCTTGCGCGACGCCACCACCGCGCGCTGGGCGTCGCTGCTGGTCGCGCTGCTGACCTTCGCGCTGAGCATCCCGCTGCTCACCGGCTTCGACTACGCCAGCGACGCGCTGCAGTTCGTCGAGACCCACGCGTGGATCCCGGCCTACGACATCGGCTACAACCTCGGCGCCGACGGCATCGCGGTGGCGTTGATCGTGCTGACCACGCTGGTCACGGTGCTGGCGCTGATCGGCGCCTGGGCCTCGATCGACAAGCGGGTCAACCAGTACGTGGCCGCGTTCCTGATCCTGGAAGGCGTCACCGTCGGCATTTTCGCCGCCACCGACGCGATGCTGTTCTACGTGTTCTTCGAGGCGATGCTGATCCCGATGTTCCTGATCATCGGCATCTGGGGCGGCCCGCGCCGCATCTACGCCGCGGTCAAGTTCTTCCTGTACACCTTCCTCGGCTCGGTGCTGATGCTGGTCGGGTTGATCTACCTGTACCTGAAGGGCGGCAGCTTCCAGCTCGCCGACCTGTACCAGCTGTCGCTGACCTCCAAGGAGCAGACCTGGCTGTTCTTCGCCTTCCTGATCGCCTTCGCGGTCAAGGTGCCGATGTTCCCGGTGCACACCTGGCTGCCGGACGCGCACGTGGAAGCGCCGACCGCCGGTTCGGTGATCCTGGCCGCGATCGCGCTGAAGATCGGCGGCTACGGCTTCCTGCGCTTCAACCTGCCGATGCTGCCCGATGCCAGCAACCACTGGGCCTGGCTGGTGATCGCGCTATCGCTGATCGCGGTGATCTACGTCGGCCTGGTCGCGCTGGTGCAGGAGGACATGAAGAAGCTGATCGCGTATTCGTCGATCGCGCACATGGGCTTCGTCACCCTCGGCGCCTTCGTCGCCTTCGCCCTGGTGGCGTCCGGCAGCGGCGACGCCGCGCAGTTGGCGCTGCAGGGCGCGATGGTGCAGATGATCTCGCACGGCTTCGTGTCCGGCGCGATGTTCTCCTGCGTCGGCGTGCTGTACGACCGCATGCACACCCGCCGCATCGCCGACTACGGCGGCGTGGCCAACGTGATGCCGTGGTTCGCCGCGTTCGCGATGCTGTTCTTCATGGCCAATGCCGGCCTGCCGGGCACCAGCGGCTTCGTCGGCGAGTTCATGGTCATCCTGTCCAGCTTCCAGTCGCACCCGCTGCAGGCCTTCGCCGCCGCCACCACGCTGGTGATCGGCGCCGCCTACACGCTGTGGCTGTACAAGCGCGTGTTCTTCGGCGAAGTGGCCAACGCGCACGTGGCCGAACTGAAGGACATCAACGGCCGCGAGGCGCTGGTGCTGGGCGTGTTCGCGCTGGGCGTGCTGGCCCTGGGCCTGTATCCGAAGCCGCTGACCGACCTGATGGAGCCCTCGATCGCAAAGCTGGCGGCGCAGATCGCCACCAGCAAGCTGTAA
- the truB gene encoding tRNA pseudouridine(55) synthase TruB translates to MSLIGPRLPRIAFRRLDGIVLLDKPAGMSSNAALQAARRLFRAEKGGHTGSLDPLATGLLPLCFGEATKLAGLLLGSAKAYEAEIVLGTTTDSDDADGAVLQTRPVPAIDAATLQAALAPLRGRIRQRAPIYSALKQGGEPLYAKARRGEAIEAPEREVEVHAIDVLAHQGERLRLHVACGSGTYIRSLARDLGEALGCGAHIAALRRLWVEPFRTPQMVTLEHLQHLAAQDPAALEALVLPLAAGLADFPPLRLESAAAQRFRMGQRLRDPAWPPGLAAVFDVDGTPLGLGQVDAGGLLAPQRMFNL, encoded by the coding sequence ATGTCCCTGATCGGTCCCCGACTGCCGCGTATCGCCTTCCGCCGCCTCGACGGCATCGTGCTGCTCGACAAGCCGGCCGGGATGAGTTCCAACGCCGCGCTGCAGGCGGCACGGCGCCTGTTCCGGGCGGAGAAGGGCGGCCATACCGGCAGCCTGGACCCGCTCGCCACCGGGCTGCTGCCGCTGTGCTTCGGCGAGGCGACCAAGCTGGCGGGGTTGCTGCTGGGCTCGGCCAAGGCCTACGAGGCCGAGATCGTGCTCGGCACCACCACCGATAGCGACGACGCCGACGGCGCGGTCCTGCAGACCCGGCCGGTGCCGGCGATCGATGCGGCGACCTTGCAGGCGGCGCTGGCGCCGTTGCGCGGCCGCATCCGCCAGCGCGCGCCGATCTATTCGGCATTGAAGCAGGGCGGCGAGCCGCTGTACGCCAAGGCGCGCCGCGGCGAGGCGATCGAGGCGCCGGAGCGCGAGGTCGAGGTGCATGCGATCGACGTGCTCGCGCACCAGGGCGAGCGCCTGCGTCTGCACGTGGCGTGCGGCTCCGGCACCTACATCCGCAGTCTGGCCCGCGATCTGGGCGAGGCGCTGGGCTGCGGCGCACACATCGCCGCGCTGCGGCGGCTGTGGGTGGAACCGTTCCGGACGCCGCAGATGGTCACCCTGGAGCACCTGCAGCACCTGGCCGCGCAGGATCCTGCGGCGCTGGAGGCGCTGGTGCTGCCGCTGGCCGCCGGTCTTGCCGATTTCCCGCCGTTGCGGCTGGAATCTGCTGCCGCGCAGCGTTTTCGCATGGGCCAACGGCTGCGCGATCCGGCCTGGCCGCCGGGCCTGGCCGCGGTGTTCGACGTCGATGGCACCCCGCTGGGGCTGGGCCAGGTCGATGCCGGCGGGCTGCTGGCGCCGCAGCGCATGTTCAATCTGTGA
- the infB gene encoding translation initiation factor IF-2, translating into MSQQTTIRKLAELVNTPVEKLLVQLAEAGMKFSGPDQVVTSTEKMKLLGFLRRTHGKTDKPAEEEAQAAPKKITLNRRKLQEVTVSAGRSKTTVNVEVRQKRTYVKSAEDLAAERAGTSSGGRVDDERAEILRKLEESKQRNLAEQQKLAEQDRARAEEIERKRKAEQDARERVEAEQRAAQAALDAESAPPAAAPSAPAADRNAAAAPRPARPAVAPRPAGAAHPAKPAAPRSDDRNNANNKHKTRGSHVMVAGVEDDDSTSRFAGQLHLSAADRARRSNVRGKPRGGSHSGGRRQAEPSRSGGGAHGFERPTAPVVREVAIGDTITVADLAQKLALKGGDVVKALFKMGVMATITQSIDHDTAALITEELGHKPVRAGSADAEDALLAHTEDAQGEKLPRPPVVTIMGHVDHGKTSLLDYIRRTKVASGEAGGITQHIGAYHVETDRGVISFLDTPGHAAFTSMRARGAKLTDIVVLVVAADDGVMPQTVEAVKHAKAAGVPLIVAVNKIDKSGADPLRVKNELLAQDVVAEEFGGDTQFVELSAKTGQGIDVLLDAISLQAEVLELRAVADGRASGVVIESSLDKGRGPVATVLVQQGALKKGDYLVCGIQYGRVRALFDETGKQPDAAGPSIPVQVLGLSGVPDAGDDFVVVDDERLAKDVAQQRETKRRESRLVSSAGSRMEDIMSQLGKGEGQLSLNLVIKADVQGSVEALKQSLTALSNEQIRINVIHSGVGGITESDANSALASKATVIGFNVRADASARRIIETNGIDLRYFSIIYDVIDQVKQVASGLLGVEIREEIIGTAEVRDVFRSSKFGAVAGCMVVEGVVKRNKPIRVLRDNTVVFEGELESLRRFKENVDEVRNGTECGIGVKAYNDVKPGDQIECFERIEVQRTL; encoded by the coding sequence ATGTCGCAGCAAACCACCATCCGCAAGCTGGCCGAACTGGTGAACACGCCGGTCGAGAAACTGCTGGTTCAACTGGCCGAGGCCGGGATGAAGTTCAGCGGTCCCGACCAGGTCGTGACCAGTACCGAAAAGATGAAGCTGCTCGGCTTCCTGCGCCGCACCCATGGCAAGACCGACAAGCCGGCCGAGGAAGAAGCCCAGGCCGCGCCGAAGAAGATCACCCTGAACCGGCGCAAGCTGCAGGAAGTGACGGTCAGCGCCGGGCGCAGCAAGACCACGGTCAACGTCGAGGTCCGGCAGAAGCGCACCTACGTGAAGTCGGCCGAGGATCTGGCCGCCGAGCGCGCGGGCACGTCGTCGGGCGGGCGGGTGGACGACGAGCGCGCCGAGATCCTGCGCAAGCTGGAGGAATCCAAGCAGCGCAATCTGGCCGAACAGCAGAAGCTGGCCGAGCAGGACCGTGCGCGCGCCGAGGAAATCGAGCGCAAGCGCAAGGCCGAGCAGGACGCGCGCGAGCGCGTCGAGGCCGAGCAGCGCGCGGCGCAGGCCGCGCTGGACGCCGAGTCGGCACCGCCGGCCGCGGCACCGTCCGCGCCTGCCGCCGACCGCAATGCCGCCGCGGCGCCGCGCCCGGCACGTCCGGCGGTGGCGCCGCGTCCGGCCGGTGCCGCGCATCCGGCCAAGCCGGCCGCGCCGCGCAGCGACGACCGCAACAACGCCAACAACAAGCACAAGACCCGCGGCTCGCACGTGATGGTCGCCGGGGTCGAGGACGACGACAGCACCAGCCGCTTCGCCGGCCAGCTGCACCTGTCCGCGGCCGACCGCGCGCGCCGTTCCAACGTGCGCGGCAAGCCGCGCGGCGGCAGCCACAGCGGCGGCCGTCGCCAGGCCGAACCGTCGCGCAGCGGCGGCGGCGCGCATGGCTTCGAGCGTCCCACCGCGCCGGTGGTGCGCGAAGTGGCGATCGGCGACACCATCACCGTGGCCGATCTGGCGCAGAAGCTCGCGCTGAAGGGCGGCGACGTGGTCAAGGCGCTGTTCAAGATGGGCGTGATGGCCACCATCACCCAGTCCATCGACCACGACACCGCGGCGCTGATCACCGAAGAGCTCGGCCACAAGCCGGTGCGCGCGGGCAGCGCCGACGCCGAGGACGCGCTGCTGGCGCACACCGAGGACGCGCAGGGCGAGAAGCTGCCGCGGCCGCCGGTGGTCACCATCATGGGCCACGTCGACCACGGCAAGACCTCGTTGCTGGACTACATCCGTCGCACCAAGGTCGCCTCGGGCGAAGCCGGCGGCATCACCCAGCACATCGGCGCGTACCACGTCGAGACCGATCGCGGCGTCATCAGCTTCCTGGACACCCCGGGCCATGCCGCGTTCACCTCGATGCGCGCGCGCGGCGCCAAGCTCACCGACATCGTGGTGCTGGTGGTCGCGGCCGACGACGGCGTGATGCCGCAGACGGTCGAGGCGGTCAAGCATGCGAAGGCGGCCGGCGTGCCGCTGATCGTGGCGGTCAACAAGATCGACAAGTCCGGCGCCGATCCGCTGCGGGTCAAGAACGAGTTGCTGGCGCAGGACGTGGTCGCCGAAGAATTCGGTGGCGACACCCAGTTCGTCGAACTCTCGGCCAAGACCGGCCAGGGCATCGACGTGCTGCTCGACGCGATCTCGCTGCAGGCCGAAGTGCTGGAACTGCGGGCGGTGGCCGACGGCCGCGCCAGCGGCGTGGTGATCGAGTCCTCGCTGGACAAGGGCCGCGGCCCGGTGGCGACGGTGCTGGTGCAGCAGGGCGCGCTGAAGAAGGGCGACTACCTGGTGTGCGGCATCCAGTACGGCCGCGTGCGTGCGTTGTTCGACGAAACCGGCAAGCAGCCCGATGCCGCCGGCCCGTCCATCCCGGTGCAGGTGCTGGGCCTGTCCGGCGTGCCGGATGCCGGCGACGACTTCGTGGTCGTCGATGACGAGCGTCTGGCTAAGGACGTGGCGCAGCAGCGCGAGACCAAGCGCCGCGAGTCGCGCCTGGTGTCCTCGGCGGGCAGCCGCATGGAAGACATCATGTCGCAGCTCGGCAAGGGCGAGGGCCAGCTGTCGCTGAACCTGGTGATCAAGGCCGACGTGCAGGGTTCGGTGGAAGCGCTGAAGCAGTCGCTGACCGCGCTGTCCAACGAGCAGATCCGCATCAACGTGATCCACTCCGGCGTGGGCGGCATCACCGAGTCCGATGCGAATTCGGCGCTGGCCTCCAAGGCCACGGTGATCGGCTTCAACGTGCGTGCCGACGCCTCGGCGCGGCGCATCATCGAGACCAACGGCATCGACCTGCGCTACTTCTCGATCATCTACGACGTGATCGACCAGGTGAAGCAGGTGGCGTCCGGTCTGCTGGGCGTAGAGATCCGCGAGGAGATCATCGGTACCGCCGAGGTGCGCGACGTGTTCCGCAGCTCCAAGTTCGGCGCCGTCGCCGGCTGCATGGTGGTGGAGGGCGTGGTCAAGCGCAACAAGCCGATCCGCGTGCTGCGCGACAACACCGTGGTGTTCGAAGGCGAGCTGGAATCGCTGCGTCGCTTCAAGGAGAACGTCGACGAGGTGCGCAACGGCACCGAGTGCGGCATCGGCGTGAAGGCGTACAACGACGTCAAGCCGGGCGACCAGATCGAGTGCTTCGAGCGTATCGAAGTGCAGCGCACGCTTTAA
- the nuoN gene encoding NADH-quinone oxidoreductase subunit NuoN: MTTPALLPLTAVDLPPLLPELVLTAGAFALLMLDLFISERNKVWTHIVSVAILVAVFAMLLAGVGGQGEVFHGMFVRDAAADVMKTVIVGLSALTLIYGWSYLRERKLYQGEIPVLVLFATVGMMILVSAGSLLMVYLGLELLALCSYALVASNRDNGMATEAAMKYIVLGSLASGLLLYGMSLIYGATGTLSLAAIHEAIGSSQEHTLLLTGAVFMIAGVAFKLGAAPFHMWLPDVYQGAPAPIALFISSASKLAAFGMAYRLLEVGVGPLAEQWHWVIGGLAALSLLVGNLMALAQSNLKRMLAYSTVSHIGFLLLGVAGGGERGYAAALFYAICYAVMSTASFGAIIAMSRRGFEAERIDDFKGLNARNPWMALLVLCIMASLAGVPPFLGFWAKLAVLGAVVAVPDHTVWWTGLAILSVLCAVIGAFYYLRVIKVMYFDEPVGEPLPGNDDRLLGVVLGVNSIGLLALGLAWSPLMAWCQRAFAQLA; the protein is encoded by the coding sequence ATGACCACCCCTGCGCTGCTGCCCCTGACCGCCGTCGACCTGCCGCCCCTGCTCCCCGAGCTGGTGCTGACCGCCGGCGCCTTCGCCCTGCTGATGCTCGATCTGTTCATCAGCGAGCGCAACAAGGTCTGGACCCACATCGTCTCGGTCGCGATCCTGGTCGCGGTGTTCGCGATGCTGCTGGCCGGCGTGGGCGGGCAGGGCGAGGTGTTCCATGGCATGTTCGTGCGCGACGCCGCCGCCGACGTGATGAAGACGGTGATCGTCGGCCTCAGCGCGCTGACCCTGATCTACGGCTGGAGCTACCTGCGCGAGCGCAAGCTGTACCAGGGTGAGATCCCGGTGCTGGTGCTGTTCGCCACCGTCGGCATGATGATCCTGGTCTCGGCCGGCAGCCTGCTGATGGTCTACCTGGGCCTGGAACTGCTGGCGCTGTGTTCCTACGCGCTGGTCGCCTCCAACCGCGACAACGGCATGGCCACCGAGGCGGCGATGAAGTACATCGTGCTCGGGTCGCTGGCCTCGGGCCTGCTGCTGTACGGCATGTCGCTGATCTACGGCGCCACCGGCACGTTGAGCCTGGCCGCCATCCACGAGGCGATCGGTTCCAGCCAGGAGCACACCCTGCTGCTGACCGGCGCGGTCTTTATGATCGCCGGCGTGGCCTTCAAGCTCGGCGCCGCGCCGTTCCACATGTGGTTGCCGGACGTCTACCAGGGCGCGCCGGCGCCGATCGCGCTGTTCATCAGCTCGGCGTCCAAGCTGGCCGCGTTCGGCATGGCCTATCGCCTGCTGGAAGTGGGCGTGGGACCGCTGGCCGAACAATGGCACTGGGTGATCGGCGGCCTGGCGGCGCTGTCGCTGCTGGTCGGCAACCTGATGGCGTTGGCGCAGAGCAACCTCAAGCGCATGCTGGCGTACTCCACGGTTTCGCACATCGGCTTCCTGCTGCTTGGCGTGGCCGGCGGCGGCGAGCGCGGCTATGCGGCGGCGCTGTTCTACGCGATCTGCTATGCGGTGATGTCCACCGCCTCGTTCGGCGCGATCATCGCGATGTCGCGCCGGGGTTTCGAGGCCGAGCGCATCGACGACTTCAAGGGCCTGAACGCGCGCAACCCGTGGATGGCGCTGCTGGTGCTGTGCATCATGGCCTCGCTGGCCGGCGTGCCGCCGTTCCTGGGCTTCTGGGCCAAGCTGGCGGTGCTGGGCGCGGTGGTCGCGGTGCCCGATCACACTGTGTGGTGGACCGGCCTGGCGATCCTGTCGGTGCTGTGCGCGGTGATCGGCGCGTTCTACTACCTGCGCGTGATCAAGGTGATGTACTTCGACGAGCCGGTCGGCGAACCGCTGCCGGGCAACGACGACCGCCTGCTCGGCGTGGTGCTCGGCGTCAATTCGATCGGCCTGCTGGCGCTGGGCCTGGCCTGGAGCCCGCTGATGGCGTGGTGCCAGCGCGCCTTCGCGCAGTTGGCCTGA
- the rbfA gene encoding 30S ribosome-binding factor RbfA codes for MPTKSFHRTDRVSAQIRRDLGTIVHAAVRDHGLPSVSVSDVEVTRDLAHAKVFVTALMPERSVEAVKGLKELAPQLRSELARAMKLRHVPELHFHYDDSVDRGERIDNLLRDMPELQQREDAGDDADGNGSLVPPKG; via the coding sequence ATGCCCACCAAGTCCTTTCACCGTACCGATCGCGTGTCCGCGCAGATCCGGCGCGACCTCGGCACGATCGTGCATGCGGCCGTGCGCGATCATGGCCTGCCGTCGGTCAGCGTGTCCGACGTCGAAGTCACCCGCGACCTGGCCCATGCCAAGGTGTTCGTCACCGCGCTGATGCCGGAGCGTTCGGTCGAGGCGGTCAAGGGCCTGAAGGAACTGGCGCCGCAGCTGCGCAGCGAACTGGCGCGGGCGATGAAGCTGCGCCACGTGCCCGAGCTGCATTTCCACTACGACGATTCGGTCGATCGCGGCGAGCGCATCGACAATCTGCTGCGCGACATGCCGGAACTGCAACAACGTGAAGACGCCGGCGACGATGCCGACGGCAATGGCAGCCTGGTTCCGCCCAAGGGCTGA
- the rimP gene encoding ribosome maturation factor RimP: protein MSDKANEIATLLGPTVDALGLELLGAEYLPAPGGATLRLYIDVPLAEQPERIVNIDDCERVSREVSAQLDVEDPISGNYTLEVSSPGVDRPLFSAEQFARHQGESAKVVLKLPQQGRRRLQGRIAQVDVDAGRIVFEIDGAELAVDFDNIDKARILPDWAALGLAPTKPGKSPKPKPAGKTANPNKKPSNEPAANKAARGAKE from the coding sequence GTGAGCGACAAGGCAAACGAAATCGCGACTCTGCTGGGCCCGACCGTGGACGCGTTGGGCCTGGAACTGCTGGGGGCGGAATACCTGCCGGCCCCGGGCGGCGCCACGCTGCGCCTGTACATCGACGTGCCGCTGGCCGAGCAGCCCGAGCGCATCGTCAACATCGACGATTGCGAGCGGGTCAGCCGCGAGGTGTCCGCGCAGTTGGACGTGGAAGATCCGATCAGCGGCAACTACACGCTGGAAGTGTCCTCGCCCGGCGTGGACCGACCATTGTTCAGCGCCGAGCAGTTCGCGCGCCACCAGGGCGAGTCGGCCAAGGTGGTGCTGAAGCTGCCGCAGCAGGGCCGTCGGCGCCTGCAGGGGCGCATCGCCCAGGTCGACGTGGACGCCGGGCGCATCGTGTTCGAGATCGACGGCGCCGAACTGGCGGTGGACTTCGACAATATCGACAAGGCGCGGATCCTGCCCGACTGGGCGGCGTTGGGCCTGGCCCCGACCAAGCCCGGCAAGAGCCCCAAGCCCAAGCCGGCCGGCAAGACCGCAAACCCCAATAAGAAACCATCCAACGAACCGGCGGCCAACAAGGCTGCGCGCGGAGCGAAAGAATGA